A region of Alosa alosa isolate M-15738 ecotype Scorff River chromosome 17, AALO_Geno_1.1, whole genome shotgun sequence DNA encodes the following proteins:
- the si:ch211-214j24.10 gene encoding uncharacterized protein si:ch211-214j24.10 isoform X4, with protein sequence MHIKPGSWEANNAVCESDRLCDPAVLVSPPKPEPHIRNRRLSPGSGIGGGGGGGCSAGPDKQSRQASPSALEATLNGTGQPFTFAHSRERERRGHTRGRGPRRESLRVGGRPSGDKAQRPGPVQKARWVEDSLSLLKPPPAFPVKDSPAKLQPAVSYASKVKAGGGASGGTEEPPGIGVLLQNQWGLSFISDGPAENSPSMAAPDLAQIPTPQATPETAANHPTPPSHPLTGDMDSEKPALTTPPAPATSSFSMELCNRQDESSGELLLTCRHLVEAMQYHVQEWNTVYNRQKEDPAKVAWYKNSLEQPA encoded by the exons GTTCTTGGGAGGCCAACAACGCCGTATGTGAGTCAGATCGCCTGTGTGACCCTGCTGTTCTGGTTTCGCCCCCTAAGCCTGAGCCTCACATCCGGAACCGCCGCCTTTCTCCAGGTTCTGGCattggtggtggaggtggaggaggttgCTCTGCGGGGCCTGACAAGCAAAGCAGACAGGCTTCCCCATCGGCGCTCGAGGCCACTCTGAACGGGACTGGCCAGCCATTCACGTTTGCTCACAGCCGCGAGAGGGAGCGGCGGGGCCACACCAGAGGCCGCGGCCCCCGGCGGGAGAGCCTGAGGGTAGGCGGCCGTCCCAGCGGTGACAAAGCCCAGAGGCCCGGCCCCGTCCAGAAGGCCCGGTGGGTGGAGGACAGCCTGTCTCTGCTCAAGCCTCCGCCAGCCTTCCCTGTGAAGGACAGCCCTGCCAAGCTGCAACCGGCCGTGAGCTACGCTTCCAAGGTGAAGGCAGGGGGTGGCGCGTCGGGGGGCACCGAGGAGCCCCCCGGGATTGGAGTGCTGCTGCAGAACCAGTGGGGGCTGAGCTTTATTAGCGACGGGCCGGCCGAGAACAGTCCCTCCATGGCGGCCCCGGACCTAGCCCAGATCCCAACACCCCAGGCCACGCCAGAAACTGCAGCCAACCACCCCACTCCCCCCTCACACCCCCTCACAGGAGATATGGACTCTGAAAAGCCTGCCCTCACCACCCCTCCAGCCCCTGCTACGTCCTCTTTCTCCATGGAGCTGTGCAACAGACAGGACGAAAGCTCTGGAGAGCTGCTCCTCACCTGTCGTCACCTGGTAGAGGCTATGCAATACCACGTCCAAG AATGGAACACTGTGTacaacagacagaaagaag ATCCAGCCAAGGTGGCCTGGTACAAGAACTCCCTGGAGCAGCCGGCCTAG